In the Desulfobulbaceae bacterium DB1 genome, GATTCCGTAGTTTTATAAGCGTTTTCCTGAAAAATAACAAAAAGTTACAAATTTCCTGTAACCGCCCCATATTTTACCCCTGTTTGAAAAAATAGCCAAACAGACATAAATTCAATATGTTAAAATCAATCAATCCGCATCCAGGGGCAAATCGTTGCCTTGTCCGGCGAGATCTTTCATTTTCTGCCGGAGATATGCCTCCATGTCAAAAGGATCAGGATAAAAGAGGACCCCGTGGTTCTTCTTCGGCCGGTCAAAGGGGGTCATGATCAAACCGCCGGCAAAGGTGACCCCGAGATAGGTAAAGCCCTGTTCAAAACTGACAATATCCTTTTCGTCAAGCGCCAGCAAGAGTTTTTCCAGAACCTGTTCCGACAGTTCCAGGGCCTCGCCCGCCTCCTGCCTGGTCCTGCAGAGCACCACATAATCATCGGCATAGCGGATGAATTTATAGCCCTTGCCCAGCATCGCCTCATCGAGTTCATCAAGAAAGAGATTGGCCAGCACCGGGGAAACCGGCGAGCCCTGCGGCAGCCCTTTGCCCAGGACCGACACGGCGGTTCCGTCCCAGACCTCGGCCCTGAGCCACATTGCAATGAGTCCGAGAATCCGCCGGTCCGCCATGATCCGGCGGCATTTTTCCAGCATCAGGCCGTGGTCAACCGTATCAAAAAAGGCGTCGATATCGGCCTCAACCACCCACCGGTACCCCCTGTTCATGAAACGCCTTGATCCGCATGACCGCCTGCCGGACAGAGCGGCCCTTGCGGTAGGCGAAACTGCATTCCTCAAACTCTCTCTCCAAAAGCGGATTGATGCGATGCAGCACCGCGGTCTGGGCCACCCGGTCCCGCACCGTGGGGATGCACAGACCGCGCGGCTCGCCGTTCTTCTTCGCCACCTGAATTTTCATGAGCGGCAGAGGGAAATAGGTCCCATTATTCAACTCTGACCGCAGCCCGGCGAGATTGACGGACAGGTCCTTCTCAAACATGCCGATGGTCACCCCGTCCACCCCGGCGCAGCCGTGGTTGTCCCGTACCGCTTCGAAGGCAGCGAGGAGGGCCGCGTGATCGACCAGACTATTTGTTGTCATTTTCCGCCTCACCGGTTTCTGTTTGCCGGGTTTTTTGGGTGACCATTTCATAAAGCTCCACGAGAAGCCGTTCATGGTCACCTTCCTGGAAGTATTCCCAGGAAAACCAACGGCGTGTTTCGGTGAGTAGAAAATCCAACCAATTGCAGTAGTTGTCTGTTTTCCTGAGCTTCAATAACGCCCAGATATGCACTTTCACCGCCACCGACACCGGAATTGCCAGCAAGGCGATTTTTTCATGTTGTTGCAACGATCTGGTTGCTATTTTATAGGTTTTTATTGCCTTTTCCGGCGCAATGACCGTCCAGTACGGCTGAATTACAATCTCAAGGGTGGCGTATGTTGATTGGAGAACGATTTTGTCAGTCGGGGTTGTTCCCGTGCCAAAAGACAGCGTGATTCCTTTTGGCAATTTGATTCGCCGCGGCAAGCCGGGGAGTCCATGCCCGATCATTTCCTCGGAGTTTAATTCCAAAGAGGCTGTTTCCAGTTTGTTATGGATATCCGCATAGTCGAGATGATATTTGCCAAGAGGTGTCTGCGTATGCTCGCCGTGCAACTTGAGCATCTTCACCAGCAAGACGATGATGACCTCGCTGACGGACTGGAAAAAATATTTATTGCCAGGTCCGCGCGTGGATCCTTGCAGACCAAGTTGCGAAAGCATTCTTTCCTTTTCTTCTGGATGGAAGACCATGCATTGCTGCAGGATGCCATCCGCCAGCCGGGTTGGCGCATAACCCGGTATTTCCGCAAGGTGAGGATGACCTCCTTGCGCGACAACAGGGAAAACAACTCGGAAATTCAGCGACCGTGCGCCTTTTTCTCGCATGAAAATAAAGAGGACAAAACAAATGACCGAAAAGAAGATAATTCCCCAGTAGCGGAAAGGATACTTTAAGCTGCGATCTGCCGTGTCGTTAATAACCTCATAGAATGCGCTGGAAAAAAGATTCAGCAATACCCCAAGAAAAAGAGCCAACAGAATGATTTCGAGAATTACCCGGCGGCGGTTGCGTAACTGGCCAAGAATATCGTTTTCGAAGTGCATGAGTGGCGGAACCTTTCAAGGGATTTCTACAGGTTATGTGTAAAGCAATCCATAGGGATCTATGTTCAATTCCATAATATCCTGGTCGCCCAGGTCGATTTTTGCGCCTGGCGCATAACAGAGCAGAGGCTCCCTGGTCAGCTTCCATTTCGATTTTCCCGCCGGGTCAGCGGCATATTCCCAGCCGACAAGCGGCTCCACGGGGCCTCGAATGTTGGCCACAGCCCCAAGACCGTTTTTCGAAACAGCGACGGCATGCGCGGTGAGTACACCATCCTTGGTCAAGGAAATTTTGGCTTCCTCTTTTTTCTCCCCCGAGGCAGGCAAGGCAACAAGGGAAACCCTGCCCCAGCCATATTTCCGTTCCGCACCTAATTGCAGATCCTTCATGGCTGCTTTCCAGTTTTTCAGAACCGGGTCTGTTTCCGCCTGATCATCAACATAGACAGTGCCACGGAGAAAAACCGGTTGGGTCGCTGAGCCCTGAACAGGCCTGGAATAAGGCAACAGGTGCTCGGTTTCATGCAGGCTTCCGTCCTCGGCGGTCTGCCCGGAATAATCCAGAGCCGTGCTGGCATAACTGCCGACAAACTGGTAATCAAAGTTGGCATGTTTCCAGCGATAGGCCGGCCCGCACAGGTCAACCGCAGAGGTGATTTCATTGTTGTGTGTTTTGGGGACCGCGGGATACAGATAGCAGAAACGAAAGCACGCCCGTACTTTCTCCCCTGTGTCAAGATACGCCTGACTGTCGGCGCCCTTGCGCAGGAAATCCCTGGTTAATCTGGCGGTCAAGGCGGCCCAGAGGATCCGGCCAGGCACGTATTCCCGGCATTGTTTGAGATTGCCTGTTTTCGCAAGCCCGATGTGCAGGGGAGAATGAAGCCGAAACGCGAGGGTATATGCTGTCCAGCCCATGGCCTACTCCTTAGCGGCTTTTGCCCCGAACCGGGCATAGATGAGGGTTTGCTCGTAGAGATCACGCACGAGAAAGAGGGTGTCCAGGTTTTCGGCAACCTGGGTGCTGAAAAAATCCAAGAGTTTTTGAGGGTTATTCGTGTCTGGCATGGAGCCGATTGCAAGACTGGGAAAGAAACTCAGGGCCTGGCATAACTGGCAGCGGATGATCGGCGCCAGTTTTTCCTCTTCACTGCTGCGCGAGAAAAGAAAAAGAAGCAAGGCGTAGACCCCCTGTTCCTGAAGAACGCCGAGGGATTTGGTCGCCAGCCGTTCCAGCGTCTCGATTGCTTTTTTCCTATCGGTGGCATCCTTCTTCACATTCGCGACCATTTGTTGCGCATGGACCGCCGCTATCTGGTCAAGATTTACAGGATTAGCCATTGGCGACCTCCTTGCCTGCTGCTGGTTGAGGTGGAGCTGGCAAGCGTCGAATCCGGCCAAAGCCTCTGGTGCCCATGCCGCCGATGCCGAAATACTCCGCCAGGTCAAGACCGGCAAACACCACATCCATGGCAGTGTCATCAGATTCAGAGCCGTTACCCCATCTACCATCAGTTGCAGCCTTCATGTCATAGTATCGTAGGCAATCATCATCAAACCATTTCCTTGACTCTTCCATAGCCTTTCCAAAAACTTTCTCATCATTTTGTTCATTTTTCTTCAATAAGTTCCAATTAATCAGAAGTGGGATTTGTTCCTTCTTTCCTTCCTCATCCGATTTGTTTAACAGCGCCTGCCACCCGGAAAGTTTCGTCATTGAGGGGAATTCTTTACGGAAATCATCCTGCACGACATCCATCCAGAGAATGGTGGCTCGGGGGATGGCCTCGTAGGTAAAGAGTGCGCCGTCGCTTGCGGCGCCGGTTTCCGGATCAATACTCACCGAGGTACGCACCTCAAGATTGGAGTTGACGATCTGGGGGAAGACCCCATCGCTCACAATGACCATTCTGTTCTGAATATCCGTGGGAATGTTTCCGTTAACAGGGGGAAGTGTTTTGTTGCCCCCTTCTTTCTCCAGCATCAGCCAGCCAAGATTGATGCAGTTCTTCTGAGTAACCTCAGATTTCCATATGGCTTTGGACTTATCGGATAGTGATGGAATGCCGGTTATACCCATGTCCCGCAGCGCCGAAGGGCAGGTCACCCATACCGGACCGGTCATGGAATAGACCGGAAACAGCAGGATTCTGGCATCGGAGAGGGAAACCACCCCGGCGGACGACTTGCCGGTGTTGGGGCTGTTGACAAACCCGAAGGTATAGCAGATCGGGCAGGTCGGCTGGCCGCAATGGCCTGTCTGGCCGGCGCATTTCATCTTATTGAAACGCCTGGCGGCATATTGGCGAATGGCGCCGCTGAGACTTGTGCCGGGGATCTTCGGCAGCCGGGTGCCCGGCTCCCGGACAATGGTATTGTCCACCCTTCCCAACCGCATGCCTCCGGTGCCGACATGCACCGGGTCAATGGTCATTAAAATGATCTGATTTCCATAAGTTACATTCAACGGATCACTCATCGTCTTGCTCCTTCTTTTCAGTTTCAGGGCGTTCCTTTTGCACCTGCATGTAAAGTTCGATGGTATCGGTCAGCAGCCCGCTTGCAGCAAAATGCGCCCATTGCGCAAGCCACGCATCCTTATCCGGATCGGCTCCCCAGTGCTTACACGGGTTTTTGTTTTTGTCCTTCCAGTCGAGCTTGGCCAGGCAATCTCGAAAAAATTGTTCAAGCTCATTGCGAAGTCCGGCATCCGATTTTTCCCATGTCGATAACTTTGCCTCGATGATACTGTGCAGTCCGTAGATCTGATTGGTCGTCAGGCAACTGAAAAGCGTCCGCCGGATGGAGTCAATTTTTTCCATCTCATCAAGCAGGTAGGGGCGGTGCCGCTGTTCCGGGTTGAGCCGGCAGCCATCCTCCCCATAACCGATCTCGAAACGACGGGCCGCGGTGTCGAGCCATACCCAGTCCAGGGTGGAGGGGGCAAAGAAGATCTTGTCACCCGCCTGAAGGGATTCGACATGACGCATGGTCACAACGTTGTCCTTTTCCGTATCTTTGTCCTGTCGGGTAACTTTCCAGTCCCCCGGCCTGCCGCTGTCGGTCTCTTCAGAGGCTGCCAGCTTGACATGCGGATACCACGCGTCTTTTGTCTCGCCATCGCCCATGCAGGCGGGCACATGCCACATGATGGTTTTGCCATGGTTTTCGTTGCGCAGCGCAACGACGCATACTTCGGCAAAATGGTCATTATCACAGCGCAGAAATTGTTTCTCATCGGGAAGATCATCAGTAATGTGCTTTAATTCCTCAACCACCCATCTGTCCGGCATGGACCTTTTCTGCGTGAGCATTCTGACGCCGGCATTGAGGATCGCCCGGAGCGGTGTGCGATGCTGAGCAAACACAATGCCAAGATGGATGGGCAGCCGGTTGAGCACCTTGCCCATTTCCCGCTCGTATTTTTCCTTGATGCGGCGGGCAATCTCCCAGCCCTTATCGCCAGGGACAAGGGCCATGAAATGCTGGGGCTCGCGGAGAATGGGAATGGCGGGGATATATTCAGAATCTGCGACTTGTTCGGTTGCCCGTATCGTGATTAAACCCCACTCCTTATCTTTACCTCCGTACCCGCTGGGTTCATAAATAGGTATGGTTTTGTTGCGAAGGAATTCCTCAATGGAAGACTCTTTTAATTGATTTGCGAGATATTCAAGATTGTCCGCGCTGATGAAGCGACCTTGACCATTGTTATGAATAGGATCCCAGACAACATTCATCTTTATGACACCTTTCAGAAGAAGCTCATAGGCATGAAATTTCCCCGGCATTTGATTTGTGTCTTCTTTCCCCGCTTCAAGCTTTCCCATGATTTGTAGGCGCGGGCCTTTACGGAGAGTAACTTTTTCGATGCTGTCAGTGATCTCCCGCCAGAATTGGCGTGTCACCTCCCAAACCCGGCGCAAGCGGGCAAAGGATTGCGAGCGGGCACCTTTCTGAAAACTGTCGGCACAGTTTTTTCGGTTTTCAACTTGAGAGGGATAGAAGTGATTGTCGAGAAAATGGTGCAGATCAAATGAGCCCGTTATAAGGGCAAGGCGTTCGTTGCGATCGGCAACCTCATCCGTCCAGACCGTAAACTCGCCAAGCTTTTCTGTGGCCCATTCTTCGGCGATGCCACGTCTTCGGTCCATGCAGATGCAGCAGATATGCCGGGATGCGGCCTTGTCACGATAATAGTCAGGGTTATGCCGGTAGCCGTCAACCTTATGGGCGCCATAGCCTTGGGGCCGGAGCCCGCAGGCAGTGCAAATCTGACGGGGGGCATGTTGCTGATTGGCCCAGGCCTCCTCCATCTCTTTTATGTTCACTTCAAGCGCGGGATCACCATGGTGAAAAGACTTAATGGCGCGGTCGATTTGCTTTCTTTCGTTTTCTCCTCGAATCGGCCATGAGGTGAAATGACCGGAAAGGATGATCTCGGGTTTTACGTCTACCTTCTCGAAGGCTGCGTCTATTATCTCCCGGGTTGTCATGTACAACCCGGAGTCCTTCGGGACATCGGGGAACACAAAGGCCGAACCATTTTCATCCCGGTACACCTCCATGGCCAGAGGGATATCCTCCAGATTGCGCC is a window encoding:
- a CDS encoding type III-B CRISPR module RAMP protein Cmr4 yields the protein MSDPLNVTYGNQIILMTIDPVHVGTGGMRLGRVDNTIVREPGTRLPKIPGTSLSGAIRQYAARRFNKMKCAGQTGHCGQPTCPICYTFGFVNSPNTGKSSAGVVSLSDARILLFPVYSMTGPVWVTCPSALRDMGITGIPSLSDKSKAIWKSEVTQKNCINLGWLMLEKEGGNKTLPPVNGNIPTDIQNRMVIVSDGVFPQIVNSNLEVRTSVSIDPETGAASDGALFTYEAIPRATILWMDVVQDDFRKEFPSMTKLSGWQALLNKSDEEGKKEQIPLLINWNLLKKNEQNDEKVFGKAMEESRKWFDDDCLRYYDMKAATDGRWGNGSESDDTAMDVVFAGLDLAEYFGIGGMGTRGFGRIRRLPAPPQPAAGKEVANG